The Solibacillus sp. FSL W7-1464 genome contains a region encoding:
- a CDS encoding YfiT family bacillithiol transferase produces MDVRFPIGPLQVPEQVTLDNVKEWLQQTESYTTRLREVVDSLNEEQLNKTYREGAWTVRQLVHHIADSQLNMYQRLKLALTDDNPTVPGFDEEKWAVLPDNDLPVESSIKMLEGINERIVSLGQHLTEDQLKREFTHETNGPVTVAAKVAKLAWHEEHHFAHIKIALSN; encoded by the coding sequence ATGGATGTAAGATTTCCGATTGGTCCATTGCAAGTGCCTGAACAGGTGACACTTGATAATGTAAAGGAATGGTTACAACAAACGGAATCCTATACGACACGTTTAAGAGAAGTTGTCGATTCACTAAATGAAGAGCAGTTGAATAAAACATATCGCGAAGGTGCTTGGACCGTTCGTCAGCTTGTTCACCATATTGCCGATTCACAGCTGAACATGTATCAGCGACTGAAGCTGGCACTAACGGACGACAATCCGACAGTACCGGGGTTTGATGAAGAGAAGTGGGCCGTTCTGCCAGACAATGACTTGCCTGTAGAAAGCTCGATTAAAATGCTTGAAGGCATAAACGAGCGCATCGTTTCGTTAGGTCAGCATTTAACTGAAGACCAGCTGAAAAGGGAATTTACCCATGAGACAAACGGGCCGGTTACAGTTGCCGCAAAAGTTGCGAAACTGGCATGGCATGAGGAGCATCATTTCGCTCATATTAAAATTGCCCTATCAAATTAG
- a CDS encoding GNAT family N-acetyltransferase, translating into MEATDLAICTATFIKVFNADPWNDNWNYESAFQYLSDYYNTPNFLGVLAIEDGELLGFIMGVQRKWYSGDEYFIHEMCVDQTLQNKGIGKAMLNYLEIELKAKSVESMTLLTNRNIPAEQFYKNNGFDEIERLVFLYKEIK; encoded by the coding sequence ATGGAAGCAACAGATTTAGCAATATGCACAGCAACATTTATAAAAGTATTTAATGCGGACCCATGGAATGACAACTGGAACTATGAAAGTGCATTCCAGTATTTATCCGATTACTACAATACCCCAAACTTTCTAGGCGTACTTGCTATAGAAGATGGTGAACTGCTAGGCTTTATAATGGGTGTGCAGCGGAAATGGTATAGTGGTGATGAATATTTCATCCATGAAATGTGCGTCGATCAGACGTTGCAAAATAAAGGTATTGGTAAAGCGATGCTGAACTATTTAGAAATCGAGCTGAAAGCCAAATCTGTCGAATCGATGACACTGCTCACAAACCGAAATATACCGGCAGAACAGTTTTATAAAAATAATGGCTTTGACGAAATTGAACGGCTCGTCTTTTTATATAAGGAAATTAAATAG
- the aac(6') gene encoding aminoglycoside 6'-N-acetyltransferase produces the protein MIKEATLEHASTAAHLALLLWPGNDLHDFVQNIEDVIKNPNSTVFLAFDDEQPIGFAQCQLRFDYVEGTHSSPVGYLEGLYVEEVYRRQHFAQHLVQVCEQWAKTKGCTEFASDCELSNQDSLNVHLKLGFTEANRIICFTKKL, from the coding sequence ATGATCAAAGAAGCGACACTTGAGCATGCATCTACAGCAGCACACCTTGCATTACTCCTTTGGCCCGGCAATGATTTACATGATTTTGTACAGAACATAGAAGATGTTATTAAAAATCCGAACAGTACAGTTTTCTTAGCATTTGATGATGAACAACCAATTGGATTTGCACAATGTCAGCTCCGTTTCGATTACGTTGAAGGAACACATTCCAGTCCGGTTGGCTATTTGGAAGGCTTATATGTAGAAGAGGTTTACCGTAGACAGCATTTCGCACAACATTTAGTGCAAGTTTGTGAACAGTGGGCTAAAACAAAAGGATGTACAGAGTTTGCGAGTGACTGTGAATTGTCGAATCAGGATAGTTTAAACGTTCATCTCAAATTAGGCTTTACAGAAGCGAACCGCATAATATGCTTTACAAAGAAACTATAG
- a CDS encoding erythromycin esterase family protein, with translation MPRKLVAAIKKHALPFNEHSLNKIVESIGHAKIVMIGEASHGTSEFYTVRAELTKLLINQKGFNIIAVEGDWPSAQAVNRYVKSYEDDNETAAAILKESFNRWPQWMWANEEVEHFVEWLKDKNNTLSNKVGFYGIDLYSLFESMDEVFHFLSENPKYKADFEHAKKAFSCFEPYNRMPEHYALSTAQFTDECVREVTDLLRSLRNNKEQYSNKHEEDLNVMMNALVTKNAETYYREMMQDAISWNTRDLHMVEAINELLKYHGEDAKIIIWEHNTHIGDASATSMKEDQMINVGQLIREQYGKDNTFAIGFGTYKGTVIAADSWGDPLQVIDVPPSKLNTWEGQLHAAGGQDKVLIFTDENRELFNDRIGHRAIGVVYHPEYEAYRNYVPSNIGSRYDVFIYIEQTKALKPL, from the coding sequence ATGCCAAGGAAACTGGTAGCTGCCATTAAAAAGCACGCCCTGCCCTTTAATGAGCACAGTTTAAATAAAATCGTCGAGTCAATTGGTCATGCCAAAATTGTGATGATCGGTGAAGCTTCGCATGGTACATCAGAGTTTTACACAGTCCGAGCCGAGTTAACGAAACTGCTGATCAATCAAAAAGGATTTAATATTATCGCGGTAGAAGGAGACTGGCCATCTGCACAGGCAGTTAACCGTTATGTCAAAAGTTATGAAGATGATAATGAAACCGCTGCTGCAATCTTGAAAGAATCATTTAATCGTTGGCCGCAATGGATGTGGGCAAATGAAGAAGTAGAACATTTTGTAGAGTGGCTAAAGGATAAAAATAACACATTGAGCAATAAAGTCGGGTTTTATGGCATTGATTTATACAGTCTCTTTGAATCGATGGATGAAGTGTTCCACTTTTTATCTGAAAACCCTAAATACAAAGCCGATTTTGAACATGCAAAGAAAGCATTCTCCTGCTTTGAGCCTTATAATAGAATGCCGGAGCACTATGCCCTCTCCACTGCTCAATTTACGGATGAATGTGTGCGTGAAGTAACAGATTTGCTGAGATCGTTACGAAATAATAAGGAACAGTACTCGAACAAACATGAAGAAGATTTAAATGTCATGATGAATGCACTTGTCACCAAAAATGCGGAAACATATTACAGGGAAATGATGCAGGATGCGATTTCCTGGAATACACGCGATTTGCACATGGTGGAAGCGATCAATGAACTATTGAAGTACCACGGTGAAGATGCAAAAATCATTATTTGGGAACATAATACACATATCGGGGATGCTTCCGCAACAAGTATGAAAGAAGATCAAATGATCAACGTCGGTCAACTTATCCGTGAACAGTATGGAAAGGACAATACTTTTGCCATTGGTTTTGGCACGTATAAAGGTACAGTCATTGCTGCTGACAGCTGGGGAGATCCTCTGCAAGTGATTGATGTCCCCCCTTCCAAACTCAACACATGGGAAGGACAGCTCCATGCAGCTGGCGGGCAAGATAAAGTATTGATTTTTACTGATGAAAATCGGGAGTTGTTCAATGACCGGATTGGCCATCGTGCAATTGGTGTTGTCTATCACCCTGAATATGAAGCGTACCGGAATTATGTTCCATCAAACATCGGTTCAAGATATGATGTCTTTATTTACATTGAGCAGACAAAAGCATTAAAGCCATTATAA
- a CDS encoding glutathione peroxidase: protein MSIYNYLVKKTNGEILSMETYRDQVMLIVNTASNCGFTFQYEDMQKLYERYADKGFTVLSFPCNQFGEQNPEDGETSARQCKLQFGVTYPVFDKINVNGNETHPLFNYLKHEVDCPEFVRETMQQKHLYNTIQSNYPDYLIGRNIRWNFTKFLVDRNGRVIQRFEPDASFLDIEKAIEGLLETAAVK, encoded by the coding sequence ATGAGTATTTATAATTATTTAGTGAAAAAAACAAACGGTGAGATCCTTTCGATGGAAACTTATCGAGATCAAGTGATGTTGATTGTGAATACAGCAAGCAATTGTGGATTTACTTTCCAATATGAAGATATGCAAAAGTTATATGAACGCTATGCAGATAAAGGGTTCACAGTACTTTCATTTCCATGTAACCAATTCGGTGAACAGAACCCGGAAGACGGGGAAACATCTGCAAGACAATGCAAGCTTCAGTTCGGTGTTACATATCCAGTATTTGATAAAATCAATGTGAATGGCAATGAAACCCATCCGCTATTCAACTATTTAAAACACGAGGTTGATTGTCCGGAATTTGTTCGTGAGACAATGCAGCAAAAACATTTATACAATACAATTCAATCGAACTATCCCGATTACTTAATCGGCCGCAATATTCGCTGGAATTTCACAAAGTTCCTAGTAGACCGTAACGGCCGTGTCATCCAACGTTTTGAGCCGGATGCTTCCTTCTTGGATATCGAAAAGGCGATTGAAGGGCTGTTGGAAACGGCTGCTGTAAAATAG